The Fulvivirga ligni genome window below encodes:
- a CDS encoding TetR family transcriptional regulator, which produces MAKQSIAEIRKKEILSTFYEVAKVEGLENTSFAKIAQKLEIQPSLIVHYFKNRDELILALIQYNLDQYKQIFSIAHADDLSHQEHLNKVLDKLFSLDWNELYDDGVYYSCYTLIFRHPEIKGKFKDLHLELRSGLKTILEQCTKAGFLAIEDPATVAHQVYNLLDGTYYFVSMLDVKADQEKYLQQSKTLAKKLIGLH; this is translated from the coding sequence ATGGCGAAACAGTCAATTGCAGAGATTAGAAAGAAGGAGATTCTAAGCACATTTTATGAGGTGGCCAAGGTGGAAGGACTAGAGAATACTTCCTTTGCCAAGATTGCCCAAAAGCTGGAAATACAACCCAGCCTAATTGTGCATTACTTTAAAAATAGAGATGAATTAATTCTTGCTCTCATCCAGTATAACCTGGATCAATACAAGCAGATATTCTCTATTGCTCATGCAGATGACCTTTCGCATCAGGAGCATTTAAATAAAGTGCTGGATAAGCTCTTTTCTTTAGATTGGAATGAGCTATATGACGATGGCGTTTATTATAGCTGTTATACATTGATATTTCGTCATCCTGAAATAAAAGGCAAGTTTAAAGACCTTCATCTCGAGCTTAGGTCCGGTTTGAAGACCATATTAGAGCAGTGTACAAAAGCAGGCTTTCTGGCCATTGAAGATCCGGCCACAGTGGCGCATCAAGTATATAATTTATTAGATGGCACGTATTATTTTGTAAGCATGCTGGATGTAAAAGCCGACCAGGAGAAATATCTTCAACAAAGTAAAACACTGGCTAAAAAACTGATCGGTCTGCATTAA
- a CDS encoding peroxidase-related enzyme (This protein belongs to a clade of uncharacterized proteins related to peroxidases such as the alkylhydroperoxidase AhpD.), with protein sequence MNIQAISPAEATDELREVYNTLERNRGKVANLYEAQSLNPETMMRNIDFNIELMFGGSPLKRYQKEMLAVIVSVYTDCDYSLAHHSEALAHYWKEEGRIQSLVNDYKTAEIGRANRALCSYAEALTLNANKSVIDQIVNRMKELKIEDREILDAAMIISYINFQVRLVKGLSVELEADGGVGYWYD encoded by the coding sequence ATGAATATCCAGGCAATATCTCCAGCGGAAGCTACTGATGAGTTAAGGGAAGTGTATAATACGCTGGAAAGAAACAGGGGTAAAGTAGCTAACCTGTATGAGGCACAAAGCCTTAACCCTGAAACTATGATGAGGAACATTGATTTTAACATCGAATTAATGTTTGGTGGGTCTCCTTTGAAAAGGTACCAGAAAGAAATGCTGGCCGTAATAGTTTCAGTTTATACGGATTGTGATTATTCTTTGGCGCATCATTCAGAAGCGTTAGCGCATTACTGGAAGGAAGAGGGGCGAATCCAATCTTTGGTAAATGATTATAAAACCGCTGAAATAGGCAGAGCTAACAGGGCTTTATGTAGTTATGCAGAAGCACTCACCTTGAATGCCAATAAATCTGTAATAGATCAGATCGTTAACCGAATGAAAGAACTGAAAATTGAAGACCGTGAAATTCTGGATGCGGCAATGATTATCAGTTATATAAACTTTCAGGTGAGGTTGGTGAAAGGCCTGAGCGTAGAGCTGGAAGCTGACGGAGGCGTAGGGTATTGGTACGACTAA
- a CDS encoding RMD1 family protein, whose amino-acid sequence MSDFEEYKLKAYHIKNNININDCRQRLVDMEISGSKSEVFYQYDEKKYVYMFNYGVMVFYNFRAEEINQELERLFPEVDKNDLLKDDFALLLNPDNDMTIRFNHLSLSSINEGAIKIVMLNLAQSLALLYYDQVSQDLLSQIKVFANTMEEEGKLEIRTKNIQKFIGKALNTQNKIAENLYILDSPPVTWENEYLDGVNKVLSRHFDSGPRYRAIENTFKIVEANLQAFMDLSHHKESSKLEWIIIILILVEILDTFITKMI is encoded by the coding sequence ATGTCAGATTTTGAAGAGTATAAGCTGAAAGCCTATCATATCAAGAATAATATCAACATTAATGATTGCAGGCAGAGGCTGGTAGATATGGAAATCAGCGGTAGTAAGAGTGAGGTTTTCTATCAATACGATGAAAAGAAATACGTCTATATGTTTAATTATGGCGTAATGGTTTTTTATAATTTTCGTGCCGAAGAAATTAATCAGGAACTGGAACGTCTTTTCCCGGAAGTGGACAAAAATGATTTGTTAAAAGATGATTTTGCCCTCCTTTTAAATCCGGATAATGACATGACCATCCGTTTTAACCATCTTTCGCTATCCTCTATCAATGAAGGGGCTATAAAAATAGTGATGCTTAACCTGGCTCAAAGTCTGGCGCTCTTATATTATGATCAGGTATCTCAAGATCTTTTAAGTCAGATTAAAGTTTTTGCTAATACTATGGAAGAAGAGGGAAAGCTGGAAATTAGAACTAAGAATATTCAAAAGTTTATAGGTAAAGCGCTTAACACGCAAAACAAGATTGCTGAGAACCTTTACATTCTGGATTCTCCTCCCGTAACGTGGGAGAATGAGTATCTGGATGGTGTGAACAAGGTTCTGTCCCGTCACTTTGATAGTGGTCCCAGATACAGAGCGATTGAAAATACCTTTAAAATAGTGGAGGCTAACCTGCAGGCTTTTATGGATCTATCCCATCATAAAGAAAGTAGCAAGCTAGAGTGGATCATTATCATCCTTATCCTGGTGGAGATATTAGATACGTTCATCACTAAAATGATCTAA
- a CDS encoding RNA polymerase sigma factor, translating into MINKKLSDEEIILYLQQGAGGQYFTLLVERHENYILKKCKSYVQDDDQAEDLCQEILIKLFLKVHDFKGQAKFSTWLFSIIHNTCIDQLRKNKKSVAQVITEKMADEISDLVDGVDEVPEEISVKILNELLEEISPEEKLLLLMKYKEKHHIKDIQLTLGLSESAVKMRLKRAKEKINKLYLKQRQKQDD; encoded by the coding sequence ATGATTAATAAAAAACTTTCTGACGAAGAGATAATACTATATCTGCAGCAGGGCGCTGGCGGGCAATACTTTACACTTTTAGTGGAAAGGCACGAAAACTATATTTTAAAAAAATGTAAAAGTTATGTGCAGGACGACGACCAGGCCGAAGATCTTTGTCAGGAAATACTAATTAAGCTATTCCTTAAAGTGCATGATTTTAAAGGTCAGGCCAAATTCTCTACCTGGCTCTTCTCTATCATTCATAATACCTGCATAGACCAGCTCCGAAAAAATAAGAAGAGTGTGGCCCAAGTAATTACTGAAAAAATGGCCGATGAAATATCTGACCTTGTAGATGGTGTAGATGAGGTGCCGGAAGAGATTTCTGTAAAAATTCTTAATGAACTTTTAGAAGAAATCTCCCCCGAGGAAAAGCTCCTACTACTTATGAAATACAAGGAGAAACATCATATTAAGGATATTCAGCTTACTTTGGGTCTTTCAGAAAGTGCCGTAAAAATGCGCCTAAAAAGAGCCAAAGAAAAGATTAACAAACTATACTTAAAGCAGCGCCAAAAGCAGGACGATTAG
- a CDS encoding peptidase-C39 like family protein, with translation MLLKLKEKILDLDIKAQPDDVTCGPTCLHGVYQFYNDEIPLKQVIQEVKQLSSGGTLAVVLANHALRRGYKATIYTYNLSTFDISWFKDQVDLKEKLRAQLKVKSGDLRLQVATEEYLQFLESGGQIRFEELTPTLIKSFLTKGMPILTGLSATYLYESPRETGDIVIRYDDVLGEPTGHFVIINGFNQEDRVAFIADPLEANPISGKQYYKVSLQKLINSILLGVMTYDANLLIIYPK, from the coding sequence ATGTTGTTGAAACTAAAAGAGAAAATATTAGATCTGGACATTAAAGCGCAGCCTGATGATGTTACGTGTGGACCTACTTGTCTTCATGGAGTGTATCAGTTTTACAATGATGAAATACCCTTAAAGCAGGTAATTCAGGAGGTGAAGCAGCTGTCATCAGGTGGCACTTTAGCGGTAGTGTTGGCTAACCATGCCTTGCGCAGAGGTTATAAAGCCACTATTTATACTTATAACCTGAGCACCTTTGATATCTCTTGGTTTAAGGACCAGGTAGATCTAAAAGAAAAACTAAGGGCACAGCTGAAAGTGAAGTCTGGTGATTTGCGATTGCAGGTAGCTACGGAGGAGTACCTTCAGTTTTTAGAAAGTGGTGGGCAGATTAGGTTTGAAGAACTTACACCTACACTCATTAAATCATTTTTAACTAAAGGAATGCCTATTCTCACAGGTCTAAGTGCTACTTATCTGTATGAAAGCCCTAGAGAAACTGGTGATATTGTAATCAGGTATGATGATGTGCTCGGTGAACCCACGGGCCATTTTGTGATCATAAACGGTTTTAATCAAGAGGATAGAGTGGCCTTTATAGCTGATCCTCTGGAAGCTAACCCTATAAGTGGGAAGCAATATTATAAAGTAAGTCTACAAAAATTAATTAACTCAATACTGCTTGGCGTAATGACATATGATGCCAACCTTTTAATTATTTATCCTAAGTAA
- a CDS encoding RimK family protein, producing MSKLIITEAPEKWNLKFNGVDLISPSEYFSQPKYQESKKFKIINLCRSHQYQSLGYYVSLLAEARGHKVIPEIATLQDFRFPSLIKDDAEEFDVLIQNSLKKVEDNKTTINIFFGQVENPAYANLGVLLFNLFQIPIIQAVFVKKEKKWQLQSLKPLHLKELGKEDYLKLEEALSFYFTGKKIVRKKYSRKKYDLAILMSPEDATPPSNAKALQKFIAAADKLGFNTECITKNDFGKLVQFDALFIRETTNVNHYTYRFAKKAEAEGLVVMDDSNSILKCTNKVYLHELLVANKIAVPKSHIVRKDDHHVPADFNYPLVIKQPDGSFSKGVKKVVDEKQLKETLKSLFQKSELLIIQEFVPTSYDWRVGVVNGKALYVCKYYMAQNHWQIVDWKKNGEHREGKSETLAVEDVPKALIDTALKATALIGNGLYGVDVKEIDGKFYVIEINDNPNIDAGVEDKIIKNGLYTTIMETFVERLQKR from the coding sequence ATGTCTAAACTAATTATAACAGAAGCACCTGAAAAATGGAACCTTAAGTTCAATGGAGTAGATCTAATATCTCCTTCTGAGTACTTCAGCCAGCCAAAATATCAGGAGTCTAAAAAATTTAAAATTATCAACCTTTGCAGGTCTCACCAATACCAGAGCTTAGGATATTATGTTTCGCTACTTGCTGAAGCCCGTGGGCATAAAGTAATACCTGAAATAGCCACGCTTCAGGATTTTAGATTTCCTTCGCTCATAAAAGATGATGCGGAAGAGTTTGATGTGCTTATTCAAAACAGCTTAAAAAAGGTAGAGGATAATAAAACTACCATAAACATCTTCTTTGGTCAGGTAGAAAATCCTGCCTACGCAAATTTGGGTGTTTTACTTTTTAACCTTTTTCAAATACCTATAATTCAGGCCGTTTTTGTGAAAAAGGAGAAAAAATGGCAGTTGCAGAGCTTAAAACCTCTCCACTTAAAAGAGCTGGGTAAGGAAGATTATTTGAAATTGGAAGAGGCGCTGAGCTTCTATTTCACAGGTAAAAAGATAGTGAGAAAAAAATATAGCCGTAAAAAGTACGACCTCGCTATTTTAATGAGCCCGGAAGATGCTACTCCTCCGTCAAATGCCAAGGCACTACAAAAGTTTATAGCCGCCGCCGATAAGCTAGGCTTTAATACAGAGTGCATTACTAAAAACGATTTTGGTAAGCTAGTGCAGTTTGATGCTCTTTTTATCAGGGAGACTACTAACGTAAACCACTACACTTACCGTTTTGCCAAAAAGGCTGAAGCAGAAGGATTGGTGGTTATGGATGACTCTAACAGTATTCTGAAATGCACTAACAAAGTGTATTTGCATGAGCTTTTGGTGGCCAACAAAATAGCTGTTCCTAAGTCTCATATTGTGAGAAAGGATGATCATCATGTGCCGGCAGATTTTAACTATCCGCTGGTAATAAAGCAGCCTGATGGGTCTTTTTCAAAAGGGGTGAAGAAGGTGGTAGATGAAAAGCAGCTTAAAGAGACATTAAAAAGCCTTTTTCAAAAGTCAGAATTGTTGATCATTCAGGAGTTTGTACCTACATCATATGACTGGCGCGTGGGTGTAGTAAATGGCAAAGCCTTGTACGTATGTAAATACTATATGGCCCAGAACCACTGGCAGATTGTAGACTGGAAGAAGAACGGTGAGCATAGAGAAGGTAAAAGTGAAACCCTGGCAGTAGAAGATGTTCCAAAGGCGCTGATAGATACTGCTCTTAAAGCTACTGCTCTTATTGGTAACGGACTTTACGGTGTAGATGTAAAGGAAATAGACGGTAAATTCTACGTGATTGAAATCAATGATAACCCCAATATTGATGCTGGGGTGGAAGATAAAATAATTAAAAATGGCCTTTACACTACTATAATGGAAACGTTCGTAGAAAGGCTCCAAAAACGATGA
- a CDS encoding carboxylate-amine ligase translates to MSNRLHLFQAYGIELEYMIVDKKSLAVRPLTDLLFKKVTGEYTGDVDRGMVSWCNELVLHVVELKCTKPEAHMSELADQFHKNVEELNELLDSFGAMLLPTAAHPLMNPEKSTFLWPHDNNDIYAAYNRIFNCHGHGWSNLQSTHLNLPFYDDEEFARLHAAVRLILPILPALAASSPILGGKETGFLDKRLDYYQKNQKVIPSITGKVIPERAFSKRQYHKMIYDRIAHDIAPHDPENILQPVWLNSRGAIARFDRGSIEIRLLDIQECPQADLAIVNLIVLLLKLLVEEKICSHHEQQQWEAQPLNDIFQATIRKAESAVIDNADYLKVFGIEDKSITAKKLWAHLIKEAQNYYPEEVEAWMPQLKVIMEQGTLATRILNSVSGEYSEDNIKLIYRELSDCLKYNEMFQVWVKEQL, encoded by the coding sequence ATGAGTAACAGATTACACTTGTTCCAGGCCTATGGTATAGAGCTGGAATATATGATAGTAGATAAAAAATCATTAGCCGTAAGGCCATTAACTGACTTATTATTTAAGAAAGTTACTGGAGAATATACCGGAGATGTAGATCGTGGCATGGTGAGCTGGTGTAATGAGCTGGTGCTTCATGTGGTGGAGCTAAAGTGTACTAAGCCAGAAGCCCATATGTCGGAGCTGGCAGATCAGTTTCATAAAAACGTGGAAGAGTTAAACGAACTATTAGATTCGTTTGGAGCTATGCTATTGCCTACTGCTGCTCACCCGCTAATGAACCCTGAGAAGAGTACCTTTTTATGGCCTCATGATAATAATGATATTTATGCGGCTTATAACAGGATATTTAACTGTCACGGGCATGGCTGGTCTAACCTGCAAAGTACTCACTTGAACTTGCCGTTTTATGATGATGAAGAATTTGCCAGACTACATGCCGCAGTGCGACTTATCTTGCCAATTCTTCCTGCTTTGGCAGCTAGCTCGCCAATTTTGGGTGGTAAAGAAACAGGCTTTTTAGACAAGCGATTAGACTATTATCAAAAAAACCAGAAGGTTATTCCTTCCATTACAGGTAAGGTGATACCAGAGCGCGCTTTCAGTAAAAGGCAGTACCATAAAATGATCTATGATAGAATAGCTCATGATATAGCTCCGCATGACCCTGAGAATATTTTACAGCCTGTATGGCTAAACTCAAGAGGAGCAATAGCCCGTTTTGATCGTGGATCTATTGAGATACGACTATTAGATATTCAGGAATGCCCTCAGGCTGACTTGGCTATAGTTAACCTTATAGTATTGCTGCTGAAGCTTTTAGTAGAAGAGAAAATTTGCTCACACCACGAGCAGCAGCAGTGGGAGGCGCAGCCATTGAATGATATTTTCCAGGCTACAATTCGTAAGGCAGAGAGTGCTGTGATTGATAATGCCGATTATTTGAAGGTGTTTGGTATTGAAGATAAATCTATTACTGCGAAGAAGCTATGGGCTCATTTGATTAAAGAAGCTCAGAATTATTACCCTGAAGAAGTAGAAGCATGGATGCCTCAGCTCAAGGTAATTATGGAGCAGGGTACACTGGCCACCAGGATTTTGAATTCTGTAAGTGGTGAGTATTCTGAAGATAATATAAAGCTGATATACAGGGAGTTATCAGATTGCTTAAAATATAACGAAATGTTTCAGGTATGGGTAAAAGAACAATTGTAA
- a CDS encoding N-formylglutamate amidohydrolase, whose amino-acid sequence MGKRTIVISCEHAGNYIPKDYRFLFNGREEVLQSHRGWDPGALLIAKYLSRQLGAPFFFQKISRLLLETNRSLHSKELFSMYVQTLGINVRKYLLEKYYHPYRNMVEEKIAKEIEAGHEVLHLSVHTFTPELNGVVRTVDVGILFDENQLPESEFSKAFRDKLESRLPDYNIMLNIPYNGADDGFTTYLRTKFSPSDYLGIELEVNQKYVNTPDLRIIKEGMVWSLKQESPLSINILI is encoded by the coding sequence ATGGGTAAAAGAACAATTGTAATCTCTTGCGAGCATGCTGGAAATTATATTCCAAAGGACTATAGATTTCTTTTTAATGGTAGGGAAGAAGTGCTTCAAAGTCATAGAGGCTGGGACCCAGGTGCTTTGCTTATAGCAAAATATCTTTCCAGGCAACTTGGTGCGCCATTCTTCTTTCAAAAGATATCCAGGCTACTGTTGGAGACTAATCGATCACTCCATAGCAAGGAGTTATTTTCTATGTATGTGCAGACTTTAGGTATTAACGTGAGAAAGTACTTGCTGGAGAAATATTATCATCCATACCGAAATATGGTGGAGGAAAAGATTGCCAAAGAAATAGAAGCAGGGCATGAGGTGCTACATCTGTCTGTTCATACCTTCACGCCAGAGTTAAACGGCGTGGTGCGTACAGTGGATGTAGGCATTTTGTTTGATGAAAATCAATTGCCTGAGTCTGAGTTCTCAAAAGCCTTTAGAGATAAGCTAGAAAGCAGATTGCCTGATTATAACATCATGCTTAACATTCCATACAATGGCGCTGATGATGGTTTTACTACCTATCTCCGTACTAAATTTTCACCCAGCGATTATCTGGGTATAGAGTTGGAGGTGAATCAAAAGTATGTAAATACCCCAGACTTGCGGATTATTAAGGAAGGTATGGTGTGGAGCTTAAAGCAGGAAAGCCCATTATCAATCAACATTTTGATATAA